One Pieris napi chromosome Z, ilPieNapi1.2, whole genome shotgun sequence DNA window includes the following coding sequences:
- the LOC125062402 gene encoding uncharacterized protein LOC125062402, translating into MSRVGRTRRTRVYDCNYNKGESYYRPVLDRLDGKVPVAKEPERDQIKSDVENRIRTALDDIDTPAENLFDSRGGRVQRGRPLSSALEDDLTDDITESLKRLRASKKVSRFSDDIDFESNVSNLENRIKTNFITDKILETVGIGQSEVSNARRALKENEDRTEKRIARRINEENSLTKWTALKDVDEESAAVQRAKATRARLTDLEDEMSELSERTAAREKRAARLRALVADTEADTTVAASKITIRAEREKKQVTF; encoded by the exons ATGAGTCGTGTTGGTAGAACTAGGCGCACACGTGTCTATGACTGTAATTATAACAAGGGAGAGAGTTACTACCGACCCGTGCTGGATCGTTTGGACGGAAAAGTCCCCGTAGCAAAGGAACCTGAGAGGGATCAAATCAAATCTGATGTCGAAAACCGCATCAGGACAGCTCTGGATGACATCGACACCCCAGCTGAAAACTTATTTGACTCAAGAGGTGGTCGTGTTCAGCGTGGAAGACCTCTATCGTCTGCTTTGGAAGACGACCTGACTGACGAT ATCACTGAATCGCTAAAACGTCTCCGCGCGAGTAAGAAGGTATCTCGATTCTCCGATGATATTGATTTTGAGAGCAACGTATCAAACCTGGAAAATCGCATAAAAACCAACTTTATTACGGACAAGATCCTTGAAACTGTTGGTATTGGTCAAAGTGAGGTATCTAACGCAAGAAGAGCTCTGAAAGAGAATGAAGATCGCACAGAGAAACGCATAGCGCGTAGAATTAACGAAGAGAACTCACTGACTAAGTGGACAGCGTTGAAGGACGTAGATGAGGAATCCGCTGCCGTACAAAGGGCCAAAGCCACCAGGGCGCGTCTAACTGATCTAGAGGATGAAATGTCGGAACTGAGCGAGCGAACCGCGGCTAGAGAGAAACGTGCCGCTCGCCTTAGAGCCCTCGTCGCAGACACCGAAGCTGACACAACTGTAGCCGCTTCAAAAATTACGATCCGAGCTGAACGAGAGAAGAAACAAGTCACCTTTTAA